A genomic region of Streptomyces sp. NBC_00247 contains the following coding sequences:
- a CDS encoding MalY/PatB family protein, whose amino-acid sequence MSPSYDFDAVVDRRGTWSVQWDGVADRFGVDGLLPFTISDMDFRTAPEVLDALRARIDHGVFGYTDWQQDDFRSAIAHWYATRYGTAIDTGQLVYGPSVLNQLSQLLRMWTGPGDAVVTHTPTYDGFRKAILGLGREMRGVPVGDDAALERELARPDAKVLLLCSPHNPTGRVWTEAELTRTAELAAHHGVLVISDEIHADFAHDGYRHVPWTRVADRGPARWALITSGSKSFNFPGLTGSYGLIGDPADRAEYLRRMATAEGLESPAVLALTAHITAYRACGPWLDAVRAYIAGNLALVEERLRAAFPELGWRPPQAGYLAWIDLRPLGLDDDALQRVLIEREKVAIMPGGVYGADGFVRLNVGCPRTKAEAGVDALVRAIRSLR is encoded by the coding sequence GTGAGTCCGTCCTACGACTTCGACGCCGTCGTCGACCGCCGGGGTACCTGGAGCGTGCAGTGGGACGGGGTCGCCGACCGGTTCGGGGTGGACGGGCTGCTGCCGTTCACCATCTCCGACATGGACTTCCGGACCGCGCCCGAGGTGCTGGACGCGCTGCGTGCCCGGATCGACCACGGGGTGTTCGGGTACACCGACTGGCAGCAGGACGACTTCCGTTCGGCGATCGCCCACTGGTACGCCACCCGCTACGGCACCGCCATCGACACCGGGCAGCTCGTCTACGGCCCCTCCGTGCTCAACCAGCTCTCCCAGTTGCTGCGGATGTGGACCGGACCCGGCGACGCGGTGGTCACCCACACCCCGACGTACGACGGCTTCCGCAAGGCGATCCTCGGTCTGGGGCGGGAGATGCGCGGGGTGCCGGTCGGTGACGACGCGGCCCTGGAGCGGGAACTCGCCCGCCCGGACGCCAAGGTGCTGCTGCTCTGCTCGCCCCACAACCCCACCGGGCGGGTGTGGACGGAGGCAGAGCTCACGCGGACGGCCGAACTGGCCGCACACCACGGGGTGCTGGTGATCAGCGACGAGATCCACGCGGACTTCGCGCACGACGGGTACCGCCACGTGCCGTGGACCCGGGTGGCGGACCGGGGGCCCGCGCGCTGGGCGCTCATCACCTCCGGGTCCAAATCCTTCAACTTCCCCGGGCTGACCGGCTCGTACGGGCTGATCGGTGACCCGGCGGACCGCGCCGAGTACCTGCGGCGGATGGCGACGGCGGAAGGGCTGGAGTCTCCGGCGGTGCTCGCGCTGACCGCCCACATCACGGCGTACCGCGCGTGCGGGCCGTGGCTCGACGCCGTCCGCGCCTACATCGCCGGGAACCTCGCCCTGGTCGAGGAGCGGCTGCGCGCCGCCTTCCCGGAGCTGGGCTGGCGCCCGCCGCAGGCCGGTTACCTCGCCTGGATCGACCTGAGGCCGCTCGGCCTGGACGACGACGCCCTCCAGCGGGTGCTGATCGAGCGGGAGAAGGTCGCCATCATGCCGGGCGGGGTCTACGGCGCGGACGGCTTCGTACGGCTCAACGTGGGCTGCCCGCGCACCAAGGCGGAAGCGGGCGTCGACGCGCTGGTCCGGGCGATCCGCTCGCTGCGGTAG